AACGGAAATTGATTTGCGGTTTTTGGGAAAAAGGAGACAATCAAGAAAAATCCGACAACAATTTTACGAGTAAGTCCATTTCTTCTCGCGTGCGTTTCTCAGTGACGGCGAGCAAAAGGCCGTTTTTTAGACCATAGTCAAACCGCGATAGATCAATTCCGGCGAATACATTTTTGTCCGCCAGTTTATCGATAATTGCTGTCGGGGGCGCCGGAGTTCTCACAACAAATTCTTTGAAAAATGGCGCTGAAAAAGCCAGTTCGTAACCTGGCAATTCCTCGATTTGCTCGGCGAGATAGTGACTATTTTGCAGGCACAACTCCGCCACTTCTCGAATGCCCTGCTTGCCCATGAGAGCCAGATAAACAGTCGCCGCGAGAGCATTGAGCGCCTCGTTGCTGCAAATATTGGATGTAGCTTTATCCCGGCGGATGTGCTGTTCCCGCGCCTGAAAGGTCAACACAAAACCGCGCCTGCCCTGCTGGTCGGTCGTGGCGCCGGCGATTCTACCGGGCATCTTGCGGATGAATTTTTGTTTGGACGCAAACAAGCCGAGATAAGGGCCTCCGAAATTCAGGCTATTTCCCAAACTCTGCCCTTCACCTGTTGCAATATCCGTATCGTACGCGCCAGGAGGTTCCAGTAGCCCCAACGAAATCGGATCGTTGGAAGTGATGAAAAGGGACTGGTTTTCGTGCGCCAAACGGCTTATTTCATCGACATCTTCGAGAAATCCCAAAAAATTCGGATGTTCAACGAGAACGGCCGCTGTTCCCGGGTCCAGCTTCGCGCGCAAATCGCTCAACGACGTCGTTCCGTCCTGCAATTCGACCGTCTGAATGTCAATTTTTTGGCCGTGACAATAAGTGCGAATGATTTGCCGATAATAGGGATGAATGCCGCGCGAGACGAGAATTTTTTTCTTTCGTTTTTCAGCTATTGCCATCAACGCCGCTTCTGCTAATGCGGATCCCCCGTCGTACATCGAGGCGTTAGCGACTTCCATTCCCATTAATTCAGCAATCATGGATTGAAACTCATAAATCGCCTGCAAAGTCCCCTGACTGACTTCCGCCTGATAAGGCGTGTAGGCGGTGTAAAATTCCGATCGGGAAAGAATATGCCCGACGACGGAAGGGATAAAATGATCGTACGCGCCGCCGCCGAGAAAGCTGATGGCATCAGTGGCGGCTCGGTTGGATTGCGCTTTTTGCCGCATCGCTTTGACGAGTTCCAATTCGGAAAGCGGATCCGGCAGGTCAAGCTCGCCTTTGAAGCGCAGATTGTCAGGAATATTTTTGATCAGTTCATCAAAATTTTTCACACCGATGCGTTCCAACATTTTCTTGCGGTCCACGTCGGTATTCGGAATAAAGGGCATTTTTTAGCTCCCTAAAGCATTTCAGTTTTTAATTTTCTTCAATCTAAATTCGAATTCAGCGGTCTGGCTCGCTGCAACGCCCGGGAAATACTTTGTGCATTTTTTAACTCACTTATCAAGTTGAATCTGAACATCCTTCTCCCTTGTCCCTTTCAAAGGGCGGAAACCAGAAAAGTCCCTCTTTGAAGTCGAAGATGCGCTCCTGGCGTAGGGGATTCAGGGGGATGTTTATTGAATAAATAACATAATTAGTATTGATATTCATAATTTGGCTAAGAGTATTAAAAAAAGTCATTAAAATTTTACAACTACCATCAACAAAGTCAAATCGCGGACGCAAAGTTTAAAAAAGCTACACATGAGATCCTGTCATTAAGCGCCTCGTGCGGCACAGCTAAAGCAAACATGCTCCGCCGAATCGCAAAGTGCGGAACGCTCGAAAGGCGGAAAACAAAAAAATATCAAACAGGGGATTTCGTTCAATTTAGCCGATGTGTTTTTGGTACGCATCCGCTTTCATCAGATTATCCAGTTCCGACGCCTCGGACAGTTTGATTTTAATCATCCAGCCTTCATCGTAAGGACTGTTGTTAATGAGTTCCGGTTGATCTTCGAGCGCTGAGTTAATTTCGACGACAACGCCGGAAACGGGAGAAAATAGATCGGATACAGCCTTAACCGCTTCAATAGTGCCAAATGGTTCCATCTGTTTCAATTCATCATTCACTTCAGGCAGTTCTACAAAAACAATATCGCCCAGCTCGCTCTGAGCGTAGTCGGTGATGCCAATTGTCGCCACGTCATCTTCGACGAAAACCCATTCGTGCTCTTCGGTGTACAATAAGTCGTTCGGAACTTCCATTCTTATCTCCTTATTTTTGGTTATTTTTTAAGAAGTGAGTTTCGATAAATTTTGTGTCAAAATCGCCTTTGAGAAAGTGTTCATTTTCGAGTACCTTTTTGTGAAAGGGAATCGTAGTAGCGACGCCTTCGATGATGAATTCTTCCAAAGCGCGTTTCATGCGCCCGATTGCTTCAGAGCGATCTTTCCCGTTGGTAATCACTTTGGCGATCAGCGAATCGTAATATGGCGGAATGACGTATTGCGCGTACGCATGAGTGTCCACCCGAACGCCCGGCCCGCCGGGAATGTGAAACGATGTGATCTTTCCCGGACTGGGGCGAAAATCTTTGTCCGGGTCTTCCGCGTTAATCCGACACTCGATGGCGTGGCCGCGCAACTTAAAATCTTTAATCACATTTTCGATTTTTTCGCCGGCGGCAAGCATGATTTGACGCTTCAGTAAATCCATGCCTAAAACCATTTCCGTGACCGGATGTTCCACTTGAATTCGCGTGTTCATCTCCATGAAAAAAAAGCGACCATCCGCGTCGAGTAGAAATTCAACAGTGCCGGCGCTTTCGTAGTTGACGCTCTCGGCGCCGCGCACAGCCGCATCTTGCAATTTCGCACGCAGTTTTTCATTCACAGCCGGAGACGGCGATTCTTCAATTAATTTCTGATGTTTGCGCTGAATGGAACATTCCCGCTCGCCGAGCGCCACGACTGTTCCGTAGTGATCGCCGATAATTTGTACTTCGATGTGGCGCGGATTTTCAAAAAATTTTTCCAGGTACAGACCGGCGTTGCCGAAAGCGGCGTCTGCTTCGTTGCTGGCGGTGACAAAAGCGCGCTCCAGTTCTTTTTTTTCGCGAACGATACGCATACCGCGGCCGCCACCGCCCGCCGTCGCTTTCAAAATGACGGGGTAGCCGATTTTTTCCGCTGCTTTTTCCGCCGTGACAAGATCTTGCAATAGGCCTTCGCTGCCGGGGATGGTTGGCACGCCGGCCTCTTTCATTTTTGCTTTGGCAAAAGCTTTGTCACCCATGTTGGCGATCATGTCAGAAGACGGGCCAATGAACTTAATATTACAACTTTCGCAGATATCGGCAAACTGAGCGTTTTCAGCAAGGAAACCATAGCCCGGATGAATCGCCTCGGCGTTGGTGATTTCCGCGGCGCTGATAATTCTGGGAATATTCAGATAGCTTTCATTGCTGGGGCCAGGACCTATTTTCACAACTTCGTCGGCAAAACGCACGTGAAGCGAATTTTCGTCCGCATCAGAATAGACGGCGACAGTCGCAATCCCCAATTCTTTGCACGCGCGAATAATTCGCAGAGCGATTTCGCCTCGGTTGGCAATTAATATTTTTTTAAACAAAGCGCTGTTTCTCCGGTTTTGCGATAGAGACTAAATTTTTTCTATTCGAAATAACGCCTGATCGTATTCGACAGGTTTCCCGTTTTCAGCCAGAATCTCGACTACTTTGCCGCGAACTTCACACTCAATTTCATTCATGAGCTTCATCGCTTCGATGATGCAGAGCACTTGATTGCTCGCCACGGTATCTCCGACTTCCACGTACGGATCCGCATCCGGAGCCGGAGCGCGATAGAAAGTCCCCACCATTGGAGATTTGACCTCAAAGATATTTTCAGCCAGCATTTCTTTTTGCGGCGCTTTTTGCTCGGGTCGATCCGGCGACTGCTGAGCTTCCGCTGGCGCCGCAGCCGGCGAAGGAGCAATCGCTGCCGGAGAAGCCGCCACGACAGTGGTTGAGGAATTTTTACTGATTCGCACCTTTCTTCCGAATCGGCTGACTTCTAATTCAGAGATACTACTTTCCTCGACAAGCTCGATGAGTTTCTTTATTTCTTTTGGTCTCATTTATCTCTCCAATTATTTCCTGATTGACCGCATTGAACAGCGCTCTTGCTGAGCAAAATTCTCGCGAATGGTTTTACTGTCCTGATTTTTCATCCTTGCCAATTGCTTGTTTTAAAAACTGGTCAAAATAATGAAGTTAAATTTAACCGAAAAAGAAATAAAAGTCAAGATATTTTTCCAAAGAAATCAAATTACATTGAATCCAAAATTGCGCGCAAAATTTTGTTAGCCATTTTGGGATCAGCCCGGCCTCCCGTTTTTTGCATAATTTGACCGACAAAATAATGAAAAAGCGGCTTCTTTCCGGCGCGATACTGCGCCAGCGCTTCCTGATTTTCGTCAATGATCCGGCGGATTATTTCCTCCAGTTTCGCTTCGTCCGACAATTGAAAAAGCTGTTTTTGTTTCATGATTTCGTGCGGAGATTTTTTTGCAACGACCATTTCAGAAAAAATTTCTTTCGCTGCGCGCCAACTCAGTTTTTGATTTTTGACGAGTGTCAGCAATTCTGCAATGTCAATTTCCCACGTCCTCTTTTTTTGACTAAATAAATTATTTTCGTAACGGAGAAATTCCTGAATCATCCATTTGCTCGCGAGGCTGGCGTCGCCGATTTGTTTTGTGATCCACTCAAACAGATCGGCGCGCGGCGGCGTCAGCGTGAGAATCTCTGCATCGGCTTCTGTTAATTGATATTCTTGCAGGAAGCGAGCGATTTTCGCACTCGGCAATTCTGGCATTTGCGATTCGATTTTTTTTATTAAATCAGCGCTAATTTTCAGCGGAAGCAAATCCGGTTCCGAAAAATAGCGATAATCGTGCGCGGTTTCCTTGGAGCGCATTGTCCGCGTCGTTTGATTTTTATCATCCCAGAGAACAGTGGCGGAATTCAGAACTTTGCCCGAAAAAATCAACTTTTTTTGCCGTTCGATTTCGTGGACAAGCGCCCGCGCCAGAGCTTTGAGAGAATTGAGATTTTTAATTTCCGTTTTCGCGGACAGTTCTCTCGCGTTGGCTGTGTTTACTGAGATATTCGCATCGCAGCGCAGACTGCCCTGTTCCAAATTGGCGTTGCTGATTTGCAAAAAACGCAGCATCTGCTGTAAACGCTGAACAAAATCAACAGCTTCGTCGGGACTCCGCAGCTCCGGTTCAGTCACAATTTCCAGCAGTGGGATTCCGCAGCGATTCAGATCGATCAGCGTGGCCTCCGACGGTACAAATGGCTCGTTGTGAATTGATTTCCCGGCATCTTCTTCGAGATGGATGCGTCCAATGGAAATTTTTTTCTTTTTGCCATTGGATTTTATTTCCAGAAATCCGGACTCGCAAATAGGTCGATCAAATTGGGTGATCTGGTAGCCTTTGGGCAAGTCAGGGTAAAAATAATTTTTTCGGGCAAAAATCGATTCTTTTGCAATGCGGCATTTCATCGCCAGACCCAACTTGATAGCCGACTCCACGGCTTTTTTGTTCAACACAGGCAACGCACCGGGCAAACCGAGGCAGACGGGGCAGGTTTGTGTGTTCGGCGGAGCGCCGAATTTTGTCGGGCAAGAGCAAAACAATTTGCTTTTTGTGTTCAATTGCGCGTGCGCTTCCAGACCGATAGTCACGCGGTATTTTTTCTCGCGTTCAGCCATTTTCAATCTCTCCCGACGGACAGAATTTCTCGACAGCTTTGGCTACCGAAAATAAAAAAGGCTCGGCAAAGCGCGGCGCCATTAATTGCAACCCCACGGGCAAGCCGTCTCTGTCCTGACCGCAAGGGATGCTCAGCGCTGGCAATCCGGTCAGATTTGCCGCCACCGTAAAAACATCGGACAAATACATGGCGAGCGGATCGTAGCTACGCGCGGCGATGGGAAAAGCTGTGGTCGGCGAAGTCGGCGTGATCAAAAAGTCGCATTTTTGAAAAGCGGCGGAAAAATCTCGGCGGATGAGCGACCTGATTGTCTGGGCTTTTCGATAGTAACGCTCGTAATAGCCGCGGGAAAGCACAAATGTGCCCAACAGAATGCGTCTTTTAACCTCTTCTCCGAATCCCTGCGAGCGGTTTTTGGCGTAAAAATTGCCAATGTCTTTCGCTTCGTCAGAACGAAAACCGTAGCCAACGCCGTCAAAGCGCGCCAGATTGGACGAGGCCTCAGCCGTGGCAATGATGTAATAAGCAGGAACTGAATAATCCGCATGGGGCAGCGAAACGGAAATAATTTGCGCGCCTTTTTGCCGTAACTTTTCAACGCTGCTTTCAATATTCCGTTTGACGTCCGGTTCGATGTCGTTGCTGAAAAACTGTTTCGGAACGCCAATTTTCAAAGAAGAAACCGGGGCGATGTCGCTGAAAAATTGCGCCGGATAACGGTGAGTCGAGCTTGTCGAATCGCGGGAATCGTGGCCGGCAATGACGGAGAAAATTTTTGCGCAATCCTCAACCGAACGCGCGATGGGGCCTATTTGGTCAAAAGAAGAAGCATAGGCAATCAAACCGTAACGTGAAACGCTGCCATAAGTCGGTTTCAAACCTACTAATCCGCAAAAAGCAGCCGGCTGGCGAATAGAGCCGCCGGTATCCGATCCCAGCGCCGCCATTGCCTGCCGCGATGCGACAGCAGCGGCTGAGCCTCCGGAAGATCCGCCGGGAACTTTTGTGTGATCTATCGGATTTTTTACGGCGCCGAAGAAACTGTTTTCGTTGGAAGACCCCATGGCAAACTCGTCCATGTTGGTTTTACCAATGAGAATGGCGTCTTCTTTCAGCAAGCAGTCGATTACGGTGGCGTTGTATGGGGCGACAAAATCGGCGAGCATCTTGGAACTGCAGGTCGTTTTTATCCCTTTGACCAAAATATTATCTTTAACGGCAACCACTAATCCGGCCAGTTTGCCGGCGCGTTTTTGCCGAATTTTGGCGTCAATTTTCTGTGCGCGAATTTGTGCGTCTTCCGCCAAAATGGAAATAAAGGCGTTAAGCGGGAAGCCTTCATTGACATTTTTCAGATAATCTCTCACAATCCGCGAGCAGGAGACAGAACCATTTAACAGCAAAGGGTGAATTTGAGAAAAATCAAGGCGCGTTACATCCATTGAAGTTTAATTCGCCTCTTTTTTTTCACCTTCCTCGATTTTTTTTGGTTCTTCGTCTTCTACCGCTTCGCGTGTTGCTTTTTTAAATTCGCGAATCCCTTTACCCAATCCGCTGGCTAATTCGGGAATTTTTTTTGCGCCGAAAAGCAAAACCAGCACAAAAATAACAAGCAACAGCTCAGGTCCGCTAGGAATGCCCATTTTATCCTCCACAAAAAATAAATTTTACAGAAAGTTAGTTACAATTTTTTTAGCCGCGTAAATCGCGATCAATGTCGTTCAAGTCGATTTCATCCTTGACGTCGTCGAGGGCTTTTTTGAATTGTCGATAACCCTTGCCCAGGCCTCGCGCCAATTCAGGCAGTTTTTTGGGACCAAACAACAATAAAACGATGAACATCATAAAAATTATTTCGCTCGGTCCAATTGAACCAAACATAATGCCTCGCCTCCTCATCGCGCAAAAAGCGCGAAAAATTTGAATGATGAGAGTCGCGCATTACAGCCGATGGCCATAATACCATTTGAGAAAATACGCGGCAATCCCCAGTCCTAAAAGTCCGATGATATTTACAACAAACGAAAATCCCAGCGTCATTTTTATGACGCCTAAATTTAATGTCGCCGGAGCAAATCCTGCGGTAATAGATTTGAGAAAAAACTCTTTCACCACACCGTCCGGCAGCAAGAATGCCACTAATTGTCCCAACACGGATCCGAGGATTGCGCCGAAAAAGAGAATCGTGAAAACAATGCCTATATTTTTTTGTCTCATTCTGAAATGACTGCGCTCATTAATGGCAGAAAATTTATGACTACTATTTTAATATAGATAATTTAAAGACAAAAATCAAATAAATTTTTAGAAAGCTTCAATTGTTTTGTCAGAATCGCTCGAGCGAAAAATTTTGAAAAAGAATCGAACGATTCCCCAGAGAATATACACCATGACGAACGGATAAAAAGTCGCCTGAGGGAACAAAGAAACGATCACGATTGAAACAATCATGAGAATTAACGTCACGGAATGTTTCCTGCCCTGACGAAATGAAAATTTTGGGAGCACATAGTAGCCCACCTTGCTCAGCATCAGAATGCTTATAAGCACGATTTGAGGAATTACAACGCGCTCAAGATAAATTTCGTTCCAAAAATAATAATTGAAAATAATGAATGAAACAATGCTTACCGCGGCAAACGGAATGGGCAGACCCACAAACTCGGTTTTCTCTTTTCCGCCAAAATGAATATTAAATCTCGCCAGTCGGATGCCTCCGCACACTAACGGCAGGAAACTGATCACTGTGCCCAAAAGTCCGAAAGAGTTCAGATAGGCGCGTTGGATGAGGAACGCCGGCGCCAAGCCAAAAGAGATGACATCCGCCAGAGAATCAAATTCCACGCCGAAAGCGCTGGCGGTTTTTGTGAGCCGCGCGACCTGGCCGTCAAATAGATCAAAAATCGCCGCGATGACAATGAACCAACTGGCAGTGACAAAATTGTTTTCGCTGGCGTTGATGATAGCGAGAAAGCCAAAAAATATGTTCATGGTGGTGAATAAATTCGGGATCACCTGTCTTGATCTTTTCATGTCAATAAATTCCTATGATCGTTTCACCGGCTCGTACTTTGTCGTTTGCTTTCACTTTGATTTCCACATTCAGCGGCATAAAAATATCCACCCGAGAGCCAAATTTTATCATGCCGAATCGCTCGCCGCGCGTCACGCTATTTCCTTCCCGAATGTGGCACACAATCCGCCTTGCCAGAATGCCGGCGATCTGGCGAAACATGATTTTTGTTTCATCATTCTCGATAGCGATGGATGTGTGTTCGTTTTGCAACGACGCATCCTCTTGATAGGCCGGCAAAAAAGCACCGTGTTTGTAATCAAAATATGTCACTTTTCCGCTGATGGGAATGCGGTTCACGTGAACGTCTAAAACCGACATGAAGATACTCACTTTTTTAACTCGTTGCTTGAAATACTCAGCTTCGTTGACCTCGTCTATCACAATGATCTTGCCGTCAGCCGGAGAAATAATGGTGTTTCGGACGTCTGGCGCCTGGCGATTCGGATCGCGAAAAAAATAGAAAGAAAAAAGCAAAAAAATAAAACTCACCAACGCCAAAATCTCTAATAGGATGTTGTGCGAGACCATTGCGCCGGATAGCATGATGACAAAAAACAAAAAGACCCCCACTAAAAATCCGTAACCTTCCTTTGCCACAAATACCTCAGAGTTTGATGTTCTTAAATTTTAACAATTTCAATTTTATTATTAATATGAATGACCAGTTAGAAAATATTTTTGTAAATATTACGTTAAAAACAATGTAGAGGACGCATATATGCGTCCCCTACGACCTAATTTCAATAAAAATAGTTGATCGTAAAATTTAACTGGTCATTGGTATTATTAATGAACAATATTAGGAACATGGGATGTGCATAAAATGGGCGTTCATCATATTGTTTTCTTTTCTAATTTTTTTGAAAAGTTCGACCATTTTAAAGGTTATCCCTGCAAAATTCGCTCTTTGAACGCATTGTAAACATCAGCCGCCGAATTTGCCGTGATACGAAATCTTTCAATATTCGCTTCCCCTTCAGACAAATCCGCGAGAACAATCGTATCCGGCGAGAGATCGCCACCCAGAATAATTTTGTTTTCTATTTTGCCAAATTCAAGCCTAAAACTGACCAATTGGGCTTGTCGGCGGAGAAAAAATGACCGTAGAATCGCGTTGATTTTTGATGCGAGTCTTTCGAGCATTTTGAAATCCTCTGCCTGAATCAGGCCGAATGCTTGCAAATGAGTCTGATTGACCATCGGATTGTTTTGCCGGGCGTCTTTAAGAAAATACTCATGGATGGGGCTGTTCAACGTTGTCGCCTCTTCTAATCCGAAACGGTCTGCCAATTCTTTGCCGATAAAATTATGAACGACAATTTCTACCGGGATGACATCTAATTGCTGGATCACCATTTCCCGCTCGGAAAGCTCGTTCAAAAAATGTGTCGAAATATGAAAAGATGACAAATATTTATACAAAAATGACGCGATCTGATTATTAATAATGCCTTTTCCCCTGACAACGACCGTCTTGTTGGGGCTTTTAATGGGAACTTCATCACTATATTTGACTATAAGCTTTCCCTCTTCATCGGTGGTATAAATTTTTTTGGCGCTGTTTTCGAAAATGTTCTTTTTCTTCTTCAATGTTCTCACCCCGTTTTTTATTCTCAATTCAGATTATTCAATGCCAGCTTTCTCAAAAATTTTATCGACATTGCGGAGATGATATTGATAATCAAAAATATTCTCGATTTCTTCCGGCTTGAGCGCTTGGGTGATTTCCGGTTCATTCATCAATGATTTCTTGAATGATTTCCCGGTTTGCCAGCACTCCAGGGCACATTTTTGCACCAATTGATACGCCTTTTCGCGAAGCAATCCTTTGCGAACCAGCGCTAGCAGCAAAGATTGCGAAAAAATCAGCCCGTTTGTTTTGTTCAGATTTTTCATCATATTTTCCGGATAAACGAGCAGATTTTGAATCAGATCGGTCATTTTGTGCAACATGTAATTCAGCAAAATTGTACTGTCGGGCAGAATGACACGTTCCACAGATGAGTGCGAAATATCTCTTTCGTGCCATAATGCGATATTTTCCATGCTCGCCAGCGCGTTCGCGCGCAACAGTCTTGCCAAACCAGACATTTGCTCGCAGGTCACCGGATTTCTTTTGTGCGGCATGGCAGACGAACCTTTTTGCCCCTTTGAAAAATATTCTTCGGCTTCTAAAATTTCCGTCCGCTGCAAATTCCGGATTTCCGTGGCGATTTTTTCAATCGTGGCGCCGGTCAATGCAATGGCTGTCAAAAACTCGGCGTAACGATCCCGTTGAATGATCTGCGTAGAGACCGGCGCTGGCTTGAGCCCCAGCCGCTTGCAAACCATTTTTTCCACGATCGGATCCAGATGGGCAAAGGTACCGACGGCGCCGGAAATTTTTCCGTAAGAAACATTTTCCACGCCATTTTTTAGCCGGCGGAGATTCCGTCCCATTTCATCGTACCAGAGCGCCATTTTCAGCCCGAAGGTCGTCGGTTCTGCGTGCACGCCGTGAGACCTGCCGACGCAAATGGTGTGTTTGTGCTCCAGCGCTCTTTTTTTGAGCGCGTCGCGGAGGCGTTCGCTGTCCGCGATTAAAATTTTTCCCGCTTGCTTCATCAGCAGCGCGTTTGCCGTATCCAGCAAATCCGAAGAAGTCATTCCCAGATGGATGAAACGGGACGCTTCGCCAACGTATTCGCCGACATTGGTCAGAAAGGCAATCACGTCGTGTTTGACTTTCTGTTCTATTTCCAAAATTCGGTCGATGTCAAATTTCGCTCGATCGCGAATCTGTTCCGCCGACTCTTTGGGGATCATTCCCAATTCCGCTTGCGCCGAAGCGACCGTAATTTCGACTTTTAACCAGGTTTGAAATTTGTTTTCGTCTGTCCAGATCGCGCCCATTTGTGGCAGCGTGTATCGCCGAATCAACGCTTTCCTCCGTCAAAAATTAGTTTCACTCCAGCGCAGTAATAAAAATTTTTGCAAAAAAAATGAAAACTTAACTTGCAATATTGTAGCATCGGCTAATTGCGACGCGGGTATTTTTCCAATTTAAATGGTATGGTAATCACTTTTTTATTGTGATAAATGGTCAGGGTAATGATGTCCCCTGCTTTCGCGTCCAGATCCTCAAAGATGGTGTCGATTTGATCCGATGACTCCACTGTGTAATCATTAATTTTCAAAATGATATCGCCGACTTCGATATTTGCGCGCGACGCCGGGCTGTTTTTTTGCACGCTGGCAACGATGACACCCTTGTCAATGGGAATCCCCAAATAGCGCGCCAGATAAGGCCGCAGATTGATAACAGAAATTCCGGTCCAAAAAGAACGGTCCACAGAGCCGTATTTCCGCAATGCGGCGACAATTTTTTTGATACGATTGATCGGGATGGCGAAACCCAGCCCGATGGAAGTGCCGCGACTTTCGCTGCCGGAAAAGATGAACGTGTTCATTCCGATCACTTCGCCGAGGCTATTCACTAACGGCCCCCCGCTATTGCCGGCATTGATGGCGGCGTCGGTTTGGATCATATCTTTGTAAATCCGGTTGTCGCTTTGTTTGCCGAAATCTCTGTCAGTGGCGCTGATGATGCCTTGCGACACGGAAGGTTGTCCCATGTCAAAAAGGCCAAACGGATTGCCGATGGCAATGGCCCATTCTCCGATAATCAAATCATTGGAATTTCCCAGAACCGCAAACGGGAAGGATTTGTCGCTCTCAATTTTGAGCAGAGCAATATCGGAAACGTAATCTGAAGCCATTAATTTCGCGTCGAAATGTTCGCCGTCGGGGAGCGTGACCATTATTTTTACCGCCTGGTGGACAACGTGCTCATTTGTCACAATGTAACCGTCCGGCGAAATAATGAAACCGGAGCCGAGAGATTTGACTAATTCCTGGCGCTCGCCAAAAAAGTAGCGGAAAAACGGGTCATCCATCATCATGCCCGGGGAGCGATATGATTTTTGCAGCACGTTGATGCCGACAACGGCCGGGCTGATTTTTCTGACAGACTGAGTGATGGCGGTCTCGCGCGATGGCTGAATTGTTTGGTCGCTAACCAGT
This window of the Calditrichota bacterium genome carries:
- a CDS encoding DUF4321 domain-containing protein, whose translation is MRQKNIGIVFTILFFGAILGSVLGQLVAFLLPDGVVKEFFLKSITAGFAPATLNLGVIKMTLGFSFVVNIIGLLGLGIAAYFLKWYYGHRL
- the accC gene encoding acetyl-CoA carboxylase biotin carboxylase subunit; translation: MFKKILIANRGEIALRIIRACKELGIATVAVYSDADENSLHVRFADEVVKIGPGPSNESYLNIPRIISAAEITNAEAIHPGYGFLAENAQFADICESCNIKFIGPSSDMIANMGDKAFAKAKMKEAGVPTIPGSEGLLQDLVTAEKAAEKIGYPVILKATAGGGGRGMRIVREKKELERAFVTASNEADAAFGNAGLYLEKFFENPRHIEVQIIGDHYGTVVALGERECSIQRKHQKLIEESPSPAVNEKLRAKLQDAAVRGAESVNYESAGTVEFLLDADGRFFFMEMNTRIQVEHPVTEMVLGMDLLKRQIMLAAGEKIENVIKDFKLRGHAIECRINAEDPDKDFRPSPGKITSFHIPGGPGVRVDTHAYAQYVIPPYYDSLIAKVITNGKDRSEAIGRMKRALEEFIIEGVATTIPFHKKVLENEHFLKGDFDTKFIETHFLKNNQK
- the gatA gene encoding Asp-tRNA(Asn)/Glu-tRNA(Gln) amidotransferase subunit GatA, which codes for MDVTRLDFSQIHPLLLNGSVSCSRIVRDYLKNVNEGFPLNAFISILAEDAQIRAQKIDAKIRQKRAGKLAGLVVAVKDNILVKGIKTTCSSKMLADFVAPYNATVIDCLLKEDAILIGKTNMDEFAMGSSNENSFFGAVKNPIDHTKVPGGSSGGSAAAVASRQAMAALGSDTGGSIRQPAAFCGLVGLKPTYGSVSRYGLIAYASSFDQIGPIARSVEDCAKIFSVIAGHDSRDSTSSTHRYPAQFFSDIAPVSSLKIGVPKQFFSNDIEPDVKRNIESSVEKLRQKGAQIISVSLPHADYSVPAYYIIATAEASSNLARFDGVGYGFRSDEAKDIGNFYAKNRSQGFGEEVKRRILLGTFVLSRGYYERYYRKAQTIRSLIRRDFSAAFQKCDFLITPTSPTTAFPIAARSYDPLAMYLSDVFTVAANLTGLPALSIPCGQDRDGLPVGLQLMAPRFAEPFLFSVAKAVEKFCPSGEIENG
- the tatA gene encoding twin-arginine translocase TatA/TatE family subunit — protein: MGIPSGPELLLVIFVLVLLFGAKKIPELASGLGKGIREFKKATREAVEDEEPKKIEEGEKKEAN
- a CDS encoding aminomethyl-transferring glycine dehydrogenase subunit GcvPA; its protein translation is MPFIPNTDVDRKKMLERIGVKNFDELIKNIPDNLRFKGELDLPDPLSELELVKAMRQKAQSNRAATDAISFLGGGAYDHFIPSVVGHILSRSEFYTAYTPYQAEVSQGTLQAIYEFQSMIAELMGMEVANASMYDGGSALAEAALMAIAEKRKKKILVSRGIHPYYRQIIRTYCHGQKIDIQTVELQDGTTSLSDLRAKLDPGTAAVLVEHPNFLGFLEDVDEISRLAHENQSLFITSNDPISLGLLEPPGAYDTDIATGEGQSLGNSLNFGGPYLGLFASKQKFIRKMPGRIAGATTDQQGRRGFVLTFQAREQHIRRDKATSNICSNEALNALAATVYLALMGKQGIREVAELCLQNSHYLAEQIEELPGYELAFSAPFFKEFVVRTPAPPTAIIDKLADKNVFAGIDLSRFDYGLKNGLLLAVTEKRTREEMDLLVKLLSDFS
- the gatB gene encoding Asp-tRNA(Asn)/Glu-tRNA(Gln) amidotransferase subunit GatB, with amino-acid sequence MAEREKKYRVTIGLEAHAQLNTKSKLFCSCPTKFGAPPNTQTCPVCLGLPGALPVLNKKAVESAIKLGLAMKCRIAKESIFARKNYFYPDLPKGYQITQFDRPICESGFLEIKSNGKKKKISIGRIHLEEDAGKSIHNEPFVPSEATLIDLNRCGIPLLEIVTEPELRSPDEAVDFVQRLQQMLRFLQISNANLEQGSLRCDANISVNTANARELSAKTEIKNLNSLKALARALVHEIERQKKLIFSGKVLNSATVLWDDKNQTTRTMRSKETAHDYRYFSEPDLLPLKISADLIKKIESQMPELPSAKIARFLQEYQLTEADAEILTLTPPRADLFEWITKQIGDASLASKWMIQEFLRYENNLFSQKKRTWEIDIAELLTLVKNQKLSWRAAKEIFSEMVVAKKSPHEIMKQKQLFQLSDEAKLEEIIRRIIDENQEALAQYRAGKKPLFHYFVGQIMQKTGGRADPKMANKILRAILDSM
- a CDS encoding twin-arginine translocase TatA/TatE family subunit, with amino-acid sequence MFGSIGPSEIIFMMFIVLLLFGPKKLPELARGLGKGYRQFKKALDDVKDEIDLNDIDRDLRG
- the accB gene encoding acetyl-CoA carboxylase biotin carboxyl carrier protein; the protein is MRPKEIKKLIELVEESSISELEVSRFGRKVRISKNSSTTVVAASPAAIAPSPAAAPAEAQQSPDRPEQKAPQKEMLAENIFEVKSPMVGTFYRAPAPDADPYVEVGDTVASNQVLCIIEAMKLMNEIECEVRGKVVEILAENGKPVEYDQALFRIEKI
- the gcvH gene encoding glycine cleavage system protein GcvH, whose protein sequence is MEVPNDLLYTEEHEWVFVEDDVATIGITDYAQSELGDIVFVELPEVNDELKQMEPFGTIEAVKAVSDLFSPVSGVVVEINSALEDQPELINNSPYDEGWMIKIKLSEASELDNLMKADAYQKHIG